The Drosophila innubila isolate TH190305 chromosome 3R unlocalized genomic scaffold, UK_Dinn_1.0 2_E_3R, whole genome shotgun sequence genome has a segment encoding these proteins:
- the LOC117791123 gene encoding synaptosomal-associated protein 25, with protein MSAAVDNEPRTELQELQLKSAQVADESLESTRRMLHLMDESKEAGIRTLVALDDQGEQLDRIEEGMDRINADMREAEKNLSGMEKCCGVCVLPWKKVNIKDDSDNAWKANDDGKIVASQPQRVIDERERGGMGAPPQSGYVARITNDAREDEMDENLGQVNSMLGNLRNMALDMGSELENQNKQVDRINAKGDANNVRMDGVNKRANSLLKS; from the coding sequence ATGTCTGCCGCTGTGGATAATGAGCCGCGCACGGAGCTGCAGGAGTTGCAGCTCAAATCTGCTCAAGTTGCCGATGAATCATTGGAGAGCACGCGTCGCATGCTGCACCTGATGGATGAATCTAAGGAGGCTGGAATACGTACACTGGTTGCCTTGGATGATCAGGGTGAGCAATTGGATCGCATTGAGGAGGGCATGGATCGCATTAATGCTGATATGCGAGAGGCCGAAAAGAATCTCAGTGGCATGGAGAAATGTTGCGGTGTCTGTGTGCTGCCCTGGAAGAAGGTCAACATCAAGGACGATAGCGACAATGCCTGGAAGGCCAATGATGATGGCAAAATTGTGGCAAGTCAGCCACAGCGAGTGATTGATGAGCGCGAACGTGGTGGCATGGGTGCACCACCGCAATCCGGTTATGTGGCACGAATCACAAACGATGCACGCGAGGATGAGATGGATGAGAATTTGGGGCAAGTGAACTCAATGCTGGGTAACTTGCGTAACATGGCACTGGACATGGGATCCGAATTGGAgaatcaaaacaaacaagttgATCGCATTAATGCCAAAGGTGATGCCAACAATGTTCGCATGGATGGTGTTAACAAGCGCGCAAATAGTTTGCTCAAGAGCTAA
- the LOC117791118 gene encoding formin-like protein 14 isoform X2 gives MQVSSDVFSQPPPAVLPPPSTRSTPGSERRQLADGYSVNMSHSSSSHSLNSFGSAPGAVPGPSFGTSVVASNKGSKYEISGPINFQHVSGDVTRDRTRNAFDLSAGANDNVLKKYMKEHGITEEDIAGMKRQELITKIVQSNLTWLPNKQQEVEKPKTSPITLQYATISTNNQITPPPSPPTTVRHHPPPPPTTSLSNYASVTSRFVDISDMEMPMVQPVSRQQEIGTVVPVQLQQAQPNRPKVPPPPSAVTASNTRPIEVRPLKPKTPNETYATIAPQTQRKTATMRVPPPAPPKPSIIPSTNGTTVQYAPVKQPPPPPPVKITSLQQRNEPVHLQYEAVQSQYEPVQSRNEPVQPRNEPVQQRTEHVPNRFASVQSRNEPVQIQNEHVPNRFAPVPISQKPKAPAVSANAAIPPPPPPPPVMAAQAGAPPPPPPPPTAGNGAPMPPPPPPGGATLPLAIKKSEKPKPAVAAGDDRDAFLQSIRKGVQLKKVDQKAATISGIKPRAEKKPATTDFLSELKLGITLRRVKNPADNPFSAANTDESQA, from the exons ATGCAGGTGAGCAGTGACGTCTTTTCCCAGCCACCACCCGCAGTTCTGCCTCCACCATCGACGAGATCCACTCCTGGAAGCGAACGCCGCCAACTAGCAGACGGATATAGCGTCAATATGAGCCACTCCTCATCGTCCCACAGTTTGAATAGCTTTGGTAGTGCACCGGGTGCTGTACCGGGTCCCAGTTTCGGCACCAGTGTGGTGGCTAGCAACAAGGGCTCCAAGTACGAGATAAGTGGACCCATCAACTTCCAGCATGTCTCTGGAGATGTCACAAGGGATCGCACGCGAAACGCCTTCGATTTAAGTGCTGGCGCCAATGACAATGTGTTGAAGAAATACATGAAGGAGCACGGTATAACCGAGGAGGACATTGCCGGCATGAAGCGCCAGGAGCTGATCACGAAGATTGTGCAATCCAACTTAACTTGGCTG CCCAATAAGCAGCAGGAGGTGGAGAAACCCAAGACAAGTCCTATAACTCTTCAGTATGCCACCATATCAACTAACAACCAGATAACACCACCGCCTTCACCACCAACAACAGTAAGGcatcatcctcctcctcctccgacCACTTCATTATCCAATTATGCATCGGTTACTTCACGATTTGTGGATATTTCTGACATGGAAATGCCAATGGTGCAGCCAGTTAGCAGACAGCAGGAAATTGGCACTGTGGTGCCAGTTCAATTGCAGCAGGCACAGCCAAACAGACCGAAAGTTCCGCCGCCTCCCTCTGCCGTCACTGCGTCCAATACACGACCCATAGAAGTGCGTCCTTTAAAGCCAAAGACTCCGAATGAAACATATGCTACAATTGCGCCACAGACACAGCGGAAGACGGCCACAATGAGAGTGCCACCACCAGCACCGCCCAAGCCATCAATAATTCCCAGCACAAATGGAACCACAGTGCAATATGCGCCGGTTAAACAGCcaccgcctcctcctcctgtaAAGATAACATCATTGCAGCAGCGAAATGAACCTGTTCACTTACAATATGAAGCTGTTCAGTCGCAATATGAGCCTGTTCAGTCGCGAAATGAACCAGTGCAGCCACGAAATGAACCAGTGCAGCAGCGAACTGAACATGTACCGAACCGATTCGCTTCCGTGCAGTCCCGAAATGAACCTGTTCAGATCCAAAATGAGCATGTTCCCAACCGATTCGCTCCTGTGCCAATTTCCCAAAAGCCAAAGGCTCCAGCTGTTAGCGCCAATGCTGCCATaccgccgccaccgccacctcCGCCAGTTATGGCAGCTCAAGCTGGAgcaccaccaccgccgcctcCACCGCCAACGGCAGGTAATGGTGCACCAATGCCACCACCTCCGCCCCCAGGTGGAGCCACTCTACCGTTGGCAATTAAAAAGTCTGAGAAACCAAAGCCAGCGGTCGCCGCGGGAGATGATCGCGACGCTTTCTTGCAAAGCATACGCAAGGGCGTACAATTAAAG AAAGTCGACCAGAAAGCCGCGACCATAAGTGGCATAAAACCGCGTGCTGAGAAGAAGCCAGCTACAACGGATTTCTTAAGCGAGCTGAAATTGGGCATTACCTTAAGGCGCGTAAAAAACCCGGCGGATAATCCTTTTTCCGCAGCGAACACGGATGAGTCGCAGGCGTAA
- the LOC117791122 gene encoding N-alpha-acetyltransferase 80 isoform X2, whose translation MRYIKPEPYYEGLPPFNVSGSPFNVVPIHNFPELMKDTCALINSEWPRSETARMRSLEASCDSLPCSLVLTTEGMCRVIAHLKLSPITAKKKACFVESVVVDKSYRGQGFGKLIMKFAEDYCRVVLDLNTIYLSTIDQDGFYERIGYEYCQPISMYGPRHCELPSLHSRNKKYMKKVL comes from the exons ATGCGCTATATTAAACCGGAGCCGTACTATGAG GGGCTTCCACCGTTCAATGTTTCCGGCAGTCCGTTCAATGTCGTGCCTATACACAATTTTCCAGAGCTAATGAAGGATACATGCGCGCTCATCAACTCGGAATGGCCACGTTCCGAAACTGCGCGCATGCGCTCCCTCGAAGCATCATGCGACTCACTGCCCTGTAGTCTGGTTCTGACCACGGAGGGCATGTGCCGCGTGATTGCACACCTGAAGCTCAGCCCCATAACGGCCAAGAAGAAGGCATGTTTCGTCGAGTCTGTTGTTGTGGACAAGAGCTATCGCGGCCAGGGATTTGGCAAACTGATCATGAAGTTTGCCGAGGACTATTGCCGTGTAGTGCTCGatttaaataccatttatCTATCGACCATCGATCAGGATGGCTTTTACGAACGCATTGGCTATGAATACTGCCAACCAATTTCCATGTATGGACCGCGTCACTGTGAGCTTCCCAGTTTACACAGTCGTAATAAGAAATACATGAAGAAGGTCTTATAG
- the LOC117791118 gene encoding formin-like protein 7 isoform X1 has product MDLESVTYAYISEPVEFRQLEGRAIDFRKTFDVRGRGTDEMLQLYLRKAHQPDDVQEMPAMQRRAYVYDIIRSNKAPGYWVPPCMQVSSDVFSQPPPAVLPPPSTRSTPGSERRQLADGYSVNMSHSSSSHSLNSFGSAPGAVPGPSFGTSVVASNKGSKYEISGPINFQHVSGDVTRDRTRNAFDLSAGANDNVLKKYMKEHGITEEDIAGMKRQELITKIVQSNLTWLPNKQQEVEKPKTSPITLQYATISTNNQITPPPSPPTTVRHHPPPPPTTSLSNYASVTSRFVDISDMEMPMVQPVSRQQEIGTVVPVQLQQAQPNRPKVPPPPSAVTASNTRPIEVRPLKPKTPNETYATIAPQTQRKTATMRVPPPAPPKPSIIPSTNGTTVQYAPVKQPPPPPPVKITSLQQRNEPVHLQYEAVQSQYEPVQSRNEPVQPRNEPVQQRTEHVPNRFASVQSRNEPVQIQNEHVPNRFAPVPISQKPKAPAVSANAAIPPPPPPPPVMAAQAGAPPPPPPPPTAGNGAPMPPPPPPGGATLPLAIKKSEKPKPAVAAGDDRDAFLQSIRKGVQLKKVDQKAATISGIKPRAEKKPATTDFLSELKLGITLRRVKNPADNPFSAANTDESQA; this is encoded by the exons atggaTTTGGAAAGTGTCACGTACGCGTACATCTCCGAACCGGTTGAGTTTAGGCAACTGGAGGGCAGGGCCATCGATTTTCGGAAGACGTTCGATGTGCGGGGTCGCGGCACAGATGAAATGCTGCAGTTATATCTGCGCAAGGCACACCAGCCGGATGACGTTCAGGAGATGCCGGCGATGCAGCGGCGTGCCTATGTTTATGACATAATTAGAAGCAATAAAGCGCCTGGTTACTGGGTG CCACCCTGCATGCAGGTGAGCAGTGACGTCTTTTCCCAGCCACCACCCGCAGTTCTGCCTCCACCATCGACGAGATCCACTCCTGGAAGCGAACGCCGCCAACTAGCAGACGGATATAGCGTCAATATGAGCCACTCCTCATCGTCCCACAGTTTGAATAGCTTTGGTAGTGCACCGGGTGCTGTACCGGGTCCCAGTTTCGGCACCAGTGTGGTGGCTAGCAACAAGGGCTCCAAGTACGAGATAAGTGGACCCATCAACTTCCAGCATGTCTCTGGAGATGTCACAAGGGATCGCACGCGAAACGCCTTCGATTTAAGTGCTGGCGCCAATGACAATGTGTTGAAGAAATACATGAAGGAGCACGGTATAACCGAGGAGGACATTGCCGGCATGAAGCGCCAGGAGCTGATCACGAAGATTGTGCAATCCAACTTAACTTGGCTG CCCAATAAGCAGCAGGAGGTGGAGAAACCCAAGACAAGTCCTATAACTCTTCAGTATGCCACCATATCAACTAACAACCAGATAACACCACCGCCTTCACCACCAACAACAGTAAGGcatcatcctcctcctcctccgacCACTTCATTATCCAATTATGCATCGGTTACTTCACGATTTGTGGATATTTCTGACATGGAAATGCCAATGGTGCAGCCAGTTAGCAGACAGCAGGAAATTGGCACTGTGGTGCCAGTTCAATTGCAGCAGGCACAGCCAAACAGACCGAAAGTTCCGCCGCCTCCCTCTGCCGTCACTGCGTCCAATACACGACCCATAGAAGTGCGTCCTTTAAAGCCAAAGACTCCGAATGAAACATATGCTACAATTGCGCCACAGACACAGCGGAAGACGGCCACAATGAGAGTGCCACCACCAGCACCGCCCAAGCCATCAATAATTCCCAGCACAAATGGAACCACAGTGCAATATGCGCCGGTTAAACAGCcaccgcctcctcctcctgtaAAGATAACATCATTGCAGCAGCGAAATGAACCTGTTCACTTACAATATGAAGCTGTTCAGTCGCAATATGAGCCTGTTCAGTCGCGAAATGAACCAGTGCAGCCACGAAATGAACCAGTGCAGCAGCGAACTGAACATGTACCGAACCGATTCGCTTCCGTGCAGTCCCGAAATGAACCTGTTCAGATCCAAAATGAGCATGTTCCCAACCGATTCGCTCCTGTGCCAATTTCCCAAAAGCCAAAGGCTCCAGCTGTTAGCGCCAATGCTGCCATaccgccgccaccgccacctcCGCCAGTTATGGCAGCTCAAGCTGGAgcaccaccaccgccgcctcCACCGCCAACGGCAGGTAATGGTGCACCAATGCCACCACCTCCGCCCCCAGGTGGAGCCACTCTACCGTTGGCAATTAAAAAGTCTGAGAAACCAAAGCCAGCGGTCGCCGCGGGAGATGATCGCGACGCTTTCTTGCAAAGCATACGCAAGGGCGTACAATTAAAG AAAGTCGACCAGAAAGCCGCGACCATAAGTGGCATAAAACCGCGTGCTGAGAAGAAGCCAGCTACAACGGATTTCTTAAGCGAGCTGAAATTGGGCATTACCTTAAGGCGCGTAAAAAACCCGGCGGATAATCCTTTTTCCGCAGCGAACACGGATGAGTCGCAGGCGTAA
- the LOC117791124 gene encoding flavin reductase (NADPH), whose protein sequence is MQRIAVIGGTGMTGQCVVDYALEKGLKVRLLYRTEPTVPERFKSKAQLVQGDATKLEDVKNLIEGDGGVDGVCVILGTRNKLEATTELSRGTENVIKAMKEAKLTKFSIVMSSFLLRPLKEVPAVFHKLNEEHKRMLDLTKASGLEYIAILPPHIADEPASGYTVVHDEAPGRLVSKDDLGKFIVDSLDQPEHYGKVCGIAKSANAN, encoded by the exons ATGCAACGGATTGCTGTTATTGGTGGAACCGGCATGACCGGTCAATGTGTTGTGGACTACGCATTGGAGAAGG GTCTTAAGGTGCGATTACTTTACCGCACTGAGCCCACAGTTCCAGAACGTTTCAAAAGCAAAGCTCAACTGGTTCAGGGCGATGCAACTAAATTGGAGGACGTTAAGAATCTGATTGAGGGTGATGGCGGCGTTGATGGCGTTTGTGTTATATTGGGCACACGTAATAAACTGGAAGCCACCACAGAGCTATCACGCGGCACCGAGAACGTCATCAAGGCCATGAAGGAAGCTAAACTCACGAAGTTCTCCATTGTCATGTCTTCGTTCCTTTTGCGTCCGCTTAAAGAAGTTCCCGCTGTATTCCACAAACTAAACGAGGAGCACAAACGCATGCTGGACTTGACGAAGGCTTCCGGTTTGGAATACATTGCAATTCTACCACCGCATATTGCCGATGAACCGGCCAGTGGTTATACTGTAGTCCATGATGAAGCACCGGGAAGATTGGTATCCAAAGACGATTTGGGCAAGTTTATTGTGGACTCCTTGGATCAGCCAGAGCATTATGGCAAAGTCTGTGGCATAGCCAAAAGTGCCAATGCCAATTAA
- the LOC117791122 gene encoding N-alpha-acetyltransferase 80 isoform X1, producing MCKFNEAYAVVAAAAAATNTNTYIHKELSSTSICILNICSVSGTWPIFWIVSIGNYISSLCTFRRGARENIQQQTEQRLLTMGLPPFNVSGSPFNVVPIHNFPELMKDTCALINSEWPRSETARMRSLEASCDSLPCSLVLTTEGMCRVIAHLKLSPITAKKKACFVESVVVDKSYRGQGFGKLIMKFAEDYCRVVLDLNTIYLSTIDQDGFYERIGYEYCQPISMYGPRHCELPSLHSRNKKYMKKVL from the exons ATGTGCAAGTTCAACGAAGCGTACGcagttgttgccgctgccgctgccgccacaaatacaaatacatacatacataaagaattatcatcaacatcaatttgtatattaaacatTTGCTCGGTCAGCGGAACTTGGCCCATTTTTTGGATCGTCAGTATTGGGAACTATATCAGTTCGCTTTGTACATTTCGCCGTGGCGCTCGTGAGAAtattcaacaacaaacagagcAACGATTGCTCACAATG GGGCTTCCACCGTTCAATGTTTCCGGCAGTCCGTTCAATGTCGTGCCTATACACAATTTTCCAGAGCTAATGAAGGATACATGCGCGCTCATCAACTCGGAATGGCCACGTTCCGAAACTGCGCGCATGCGCTCCCTCGAAGCATCATGCGACTCACTGCCCTGTAGTCTGGTTCTGACCACGGAGGGCATGTGCCGCGTGATTGCACACCTGAAGCTCAGCCCCATAACGGCCAAGAAGAAGGCATGTTTCGTCGAGTCTGTTGTTGTGGACAAGAGCTATCGCGGCCAGGGATTTGGCAAACTGATCATGAAGTTTGCCGAGGACTATTGCCGTGTAGTGCTCGatttaaataccatttatCTATCGACCATCGATCAGGATGGCTTTTACGAACGCATTGGCTATGAATACTGCCAACCAATTTCCATGTATGGACCGCGTCACTGTGAGCTTCCCAGTTTACACAGTCGTAATAAGAAATACATGAAGAAGGTCTTATAG
- the LOC117791120 gene encoding mannose-6-phosphate isomerase, with translation MELTGWVKTYDWGKQGINSAVAQLAMANDPDFVLNDEETYAEMWMGTHFCGVSIVKETGETLDRVLKKDLPYLFKVLSIRKALSIQVHPNKCEAERLHKERPEIYKDDNHKPELSIAITPFLALVGFQPVDDIVDYIDEFQPLTKLIGQEAVMELHEKRNSEALKNCYEIMMKADEKDIAKCIKDIAKNYKTELKRNELLDIFNKINQDFPDDVGTLCLFFLNLVRLQPGQAIYLGANEIHAYLDGECVECMACSDNVIRAGLTPKYKDVEQLVSSVIFDGSAPHSKLFMPFRIDDTVQVFVPPVDDFAVMHVNIKHIVDSYKLQIQAYGSILLTLTGSRILKLKTNQGPKEIALSRGSIVYIPVEAAPEIEFLHAEDCGEDFTAYIATYNYFRKA, from the exons ATGGAGCTTACTGGCTGGGTTAAGACCTATGATTGGGGCAAGCAAGGAATTAATTCAGCGGTTGCCCAATTGGCAATGGCCAACGATCCTGACTTTGTGCTGAATGATGAGGAAACCTACGCTGAAATGTGGATGGGAACCCATTTCTGTGGAGTTTCCATTGTCAAGGAGACGGGCGAAACCCTTGATCGTGTGCTAAAGAAAGACCTGCCATATCTTTTCAAGGTGCTCAGCATAAGGAAGGCACTCAGCATACAGGTGCATCCCAATAAATGCGAGGCAGAGCGTCTGCACAAGGAGCGTCCAGAGATCTACAAAGATGATAATCATAAGCCGGAGCTTAGCATAGCCATAACGCCTTTCTTAGCTTTGGTTGGATTCCAACCAGTCGATGATATCGTTGATTATATCGATGAGTTCCAGCCTCTAACGAAGCTTATTGGTCAGGAGGCGGTAATGGAACTGCATGAAAAGCGAAACTCGGAGGCATTAAAGAATTGTTATGAGATCATGATGAAAGCCGATGAAAAGGACATTGCCAAGTGCATTAAAGATATCGCCAAGAACTATAAAACAG AGCTGAAGCGCAATGAATTGCTggatatatttaacaaaattaaccAGGACTTTCCTGATGACGTGGGCACATTATGTCTATTCTTTTTGAATTTGGTGCGTCTACAGCCTGGTCAGGCTATCTACTTGGGTGCCAATGAGATTCACGCTTATTTGGATGGCGAATGTGTCGAGTGCATGGCCTGTTCCGATAATGTGATTCGAGCCGGACTCACACCCAAATACAAGGATGTTGAACAGCTTGTTTCCTCCGTGATATTCGATGGATCAGCCCCACACTCTAAGCTCTTTATGCCGTTTCGTATCGATGACACAGTACAGGTGTTTGTCCCACCTGTTGATGACTTTGCTGTTATGCATGTGAACATAAAGCACATCGTGGATTCATACAAGCTTCAGATACAGGCATATGGATCTATTCTCCTGACATTGACGGGCTCACGTATTCTGAAACTGAAAACCAATCAGGGTCCCAAGGAAATAGCTTTGTCCCGCGGAAGCATCGTTTACATTCCAGTCGAAGCTGCACCGGAAATTGAATTTCTACATGCTGAAGATTGTGGCGAAGATTTCACAGCTTACATTGCtacttataattatttcagaAAGGCttag
- the LOC117791121 gene encoding mediator of RNA polymerase II transcription subunit 6 translates to MANRQMPPAPENHLRLSWHDTQMMASLSPQTVMDYFCRKSNPFYDHLCNNETIRMQRLGVEHLHNMMGLEYILLHVAEPILYVIRKQHRHNPSEATPIADYYIIGGTVYKAPDLGNVINARILNTVVNLQSAFEETSSYARYHPNKGYTWDFSSNKVLSDKSKSDKKDANAGKDDNSGTLFQKQRVDMLLAELLRKFPPPIPPMLQNLQQPLQPGQLPTTTGPDGAATNSAENHATGPLDIATESIDMKPPPEKKSK, encoded by the exons ATGGCGAACCGACAAATGCCACCAGCTCCAGAGAATCATCTGCGTCTGTCCTGGCATGATACCCAGATGATGGCCTCCCTCAGTCCACAGACCGTAATGGACTACTTTTGCCGCAAGAGCAATCCCTTCTATGACCACTTGTGCAACAATGAGACCATTCGGATGCAGCGCTTGGGAGTTGAGCACTTGCA TAACATGATGGGACTCGAATATATACTACTTCATGTCGCCGAGCCGATTCTATACGTCATACGGAAACAGCATCGACACAATCCCTCGGAAGCGACGCCAATTGCCGATTACTATATCATTGGAGGAACTGTATACAAAGCGCCTGATCTGGGGAATGTAATAAACGCGCGTATT CTCAACACGGTTGTAAATCTACAGTCTGCATTTGAGGAAACCAGCAGTTATGCCCGCTATCATCCAAACAAAGGATACACGTGGGATTTCTCGTCCAACAAAGTTT TGTCGGACAAATCAAAGTCTGATAAAAAGGATGCGAATGCTGGAAAGGATGACAACAGTGGGACACTGTTCCAAAAACAAAGAGTCGATATGCTGCTGGCTGAGTTACTAAGAAAATTTCCACCGCCCATACCGCCAATGCTTCAAAATCTGCAACAACCTCTGCAGCCTGGACAGTTGCCAACCACAACGGGTCCGGATGGTGCGGCAACCAATTCGGCAGAGAATCATGCCACTGGGCCGCTGGATATTGCAACGGAAAGCATTGATATGAAGCCGCCGCCTGAGAAAAAGTCAAAGTGA
- the LOC117791119 gene encoding sal-like protein 1: protein MENSRRSIAHSEDSISMYLSFDTDADDTLASKWQSVMASQTSQYLEMQQSMDVGQHLDETLGEKMIIEKKTVLKSLIQNESTREQSPLRPFDQSLLNKHNALCSTPTKNKTLTDGRQDLSVIDANNKENTQPDAENTTLSSTIDGTASTVKINTLNDISVQESNNKTNNIYPLSADVLLENITEVSNEEPSMTVTSPVAVVQDKKESEVVNMVNEVSELINKALKLTEVKMKPKEQQKQLPKLPTVALPRPRRSFLPTSSGQTFKQRMSIVVKTTLNSPARKLATSNPSARRSFLPTAKPSLIGGLGYRRSTLMRSTESSCSISAQTMQTSSAVKASAIKFEPKPVADVVKFKCQLCSASFRVKNHLDLHMRKHMDMKKPGVCKFCDKKFALERALHIHLMQNCDKIPPAEKRKLQYTELNHVKKAQLPKLVVSSPAVSGATLKPRESTVPVTAPESESLAATPRAVKMAPPSMSKVPKKVAHAGVYRTPTKTVPCHSCGQSFKSIIDYTTHCLTMHSKSQKQETANAPSAQD, encoded by the exons ATGGAGAATTCGCGCCGCTCGATTGCGCACAGCGAGGACAGCATTAGCATGTATTTGTCCTTTGACACCGATGCAGATGACACGCTCGCCAGCAAATGGCAATCAGTGATGGCAAGCCAGACCAGCCAGTACTTGGAGATGCAACAAAGCATGGATGTGGGACAACACCTGGATGAGACACTGGGGGAGAAGATGATTATAGAGAAAAAGACAGTGTTAAAGTCTCTTATTCAAAATGAAAGTACTAGAGAGCAGTCACCCTTGCGTCCCTTTGACCAGAGTCTCCTGAACAAACACAATGCACTCTGCTCGACgcccacaaaaaataaaacattaacagACGGGCGTCAGGATCTTTCAGTTATTGACGCCAATAATAAGGAGAACACTCAACCAGATGCAGAAAACACTACGTTGTCATCAACCATTGATGGAACCGCATCAACAGTGAAGATCAACACACTCAATGATATTTCAGTTcaagagagcaacaacaagactaataatatttatccATTAAGCGCCGATGTCTTGCTAGAAAACATAACCGAAG TCTCAAATGAAGAGCCTTCAATGACGGTGACATCGCCAGTTGCAGTAGTGCAGGACAAAAAGGAATCAGAGGTTGTTAACATGGTAAACGAAGTTTCTGAGCTAATCAACAAAGCCTTGAAGCTAACTGAAGTTAAAATGAAGCCCAAGgagcaacagaaacaattGCCGAAGCTGCCGACAGTTGCCTTGCCACGACCACGTCGCTCCTTCTTGCCCACATCCAGTGGACAGACCTTCAAGCAGCGCATGTCGATCGTTGTAAAGACCACACTAAATAGTCCAGCCCGTAAGCTGGCTACATCCAATCCCAGTGCACGCCGCAGTTTCCTACCTACCGCTAAGCCAAGCCTCATTGGAGGTTTAGGCTATCGCCGATCCACACTGATGCGTTCCACTGAGAGTAGCTGCAGCATCAGCGCACAGACCATGCAAACATCTTCGGCTGTAAAAGCATCAGCTATCAAATTTGAACCCAAACCTGTGGCTGATGTGGTCAAGTTCAAATGTCAACTGTGCAGCGCCAGCTTTCGCGTTAAGAATCATCTCGATTTACATATGCGTAAACACATGGACATGAAGAAGCCGGGTGTCTGCAAGTTTTGTGACAAGAAATTTGCCTTGGAACGTGCTCTACACATACATCTCATGCAGAATTGTGACAAGATTCCGCCAGCCGAAAAGCGTAAGCTTCAATACACGGAGCTCAATCACGTGAAGAAAGCACAGCTGCCGAAATTAGTTGTCAGCTCGCCAGCTGTTAGTGGAGCCACTCTTAAGCCGCGGGAAAGCACAGTGCCAGTGACTGCACCAGAATCAGAATCCCTGG CTGCAACTCCAAGAGCCGTCAAAATGGCGCCGCCGTCGATGAGCAAGGTGCCCAAAAAGGTGGCCCATGCTGGCGTTTATCGTACGCCTACCAAGACGGTGCCCTGCCACAGCTGTGGGCAGTCATTTAAGAGCATAATTGACTATACCACCCACTGTCTCACGATGCATTCGAAAAGTCAAAAGCAGGAAACAGCTAATGCACCGAGTGCTCAAGATTAA